A section of the Phycodurus eques isolate BA_2022a chromosome 4, UOR_Pequ_1.1, whole genome shotgun sequence genome encodes:
- the gpatch4 gene encoding G patch domain-containing protein 4, producing MADVVQEKGHGLRFAEQQLKRHGWKHGKGLGRNENGISEAIKVKVKSNKSGVGHKEGEQFTFHWWDHVFNKASSSLEVESHQDGISLKKMAEDGEEGIISNKKPRKASLAKAKLYGCFVKSATLLSGQEHPEPTVDSSSSSSISSSDQEKDLELDLSSTTNLSDCDLMKACGGRTAHKGARHGLNMSAKLARLEQQEADFMAKYGKKNLVRREDDELKIKKISKEKTEELNDALSEPSDVKLKKKKKKRSNEKKEEVRCVENGDAAHKRKQKKKKAEFKSPELDTTPFLEKKKKKKEQQVAVEEQSNHGESELLVSEHQVKKKRKKDSNISEEAQPHPPPKKKKKKSKD from the exons ATGGCGGACGTTGTCCAAGAAAAGGGCCACGGCTTGAGGTTTGCTGAGCAGCAGCTGAAGCGTCACGGGTGGAAACATG GCAAAGGACTGGGTCGGAATGAGAATGGCATATCTGAAGCCATCAAGGTCAAAGTGAAATCTAACAAAAGCGGG GTGGGCCACAAGGAAGGAGAGCAGTTCACCTTCCACTGGTGGGATCACGTCTTTAATAAGGCCTCGTCCAGCCTGGAGGTGGAGTCCCATCAG GATGGGATTTCGCTAAAGAAGATGGCTGAGGACGGCGAAGAAGGCATAATTTCTAACAAGAAGCCCAGAAAGGCCTCGCTGGCTAAAGCCAAACTCTATGGATGCTTTGTCAAG TCGGCCACTCTGCTGTCTGGTCAGGAGCATCCAGAGCCAACAGtcgacagcagcagcagcagtagcatCAGCAGCTCGGACCAGGAGAAAGATCTCGAACTGGATCTATCCTCCACCACCAA TCTGTCTGATTGTGACCTCATGAAGGCTTGTGGAGGACGCACTGCCCACAA aggAGCCAGGCATGGCTTGAACATGAGCGCTAAGCTAGCCCGGCTGGAGCAGCAGGAGGCTGACTTCATGGCCAAGTACGGAAAGAAGAACCTTGTCAGGCGGGAAGACGACGAGCTAAAAATAAAGAAGATATCCAAGGAGAAGACTGAAGAACTAAACGATGCTCTTTCGGAACCTTCTGACGTCAAgctcaaaaagaagaaaaagaaaaggagcaacgagaagaaggaggaggtgaGATGCGTAGAAAACGGTGACGCAGCCCACAAgaggaagcagaagaagaaaaaggcagagTTTAAAAGTCCAGAGCTTGACACCACTCCGTttctggagaagaagaaaaagaagaaagagcaGCAAGTTGCAGTAGAAGAGCAGAGTAACCACGGAGAATCAGAGCTACTCGTTTCCGAACATCAAGtcaagaagaaaaggaaaaaggacTCAAACATCAGCGAGGAAGCACAACCACATCCTccaccaaagaagaagaagaaaaagtccAAAGACTAA